CAGAAGAGGTTATCAGCCGCATGATCAATATTAAGGAAGGAAATGTCCTTAATACACCCAAATATAATCAGGATATGTGCACAGAATTTCTCACTGAAATGGGTCTTGATGAGCACATGAGCAAGTGCAGAAAGTATTATGGAGAAAAGCTGGATATATTTCTGGAAACCATGAAAGAATATTTTCCACCGGAATTGGGAGTACACTGGACAAAGCCCCAGGGAGGTCTTTTCCTCTGGGTGACAGTTCCTCCTGAAATTGACACCAATGAGCTGTTTCATGAGGCGATCAAATATAAAGTAGCCTTTGTGCCTGGTGATGTATTCTATGGGGAAAATCCTGCCAGCAATGCTATGCGTATCAATTTCTCATTTGCCACTAAGGAGCAACTCGCAGAGGCAGTTAAAAGACTGGCAAAATGCATTAGAGGGCAATTAAATAAATAATGATCAAGGAAATATAATGAGAGAATCAATAAAATACTATTCTACAAATCTGAAGGCTGCGGAAGTTAGCTTCCGTGATGCTCTGCTTAAGGGTATTGCACCTGACAGAGGGCTTTTCATGCCCAAAGAGATACCATCGTTTTCAGCTGATGAACTAACAGAACTGGCTTCACTAGAATATTATGAGATCGCCTCTGCGGTGCTTTATAAATTCCTGAAAGGTGAAATCCCCCAAACTGATCTTCTAAATCTTGCCAGGTCTGCCTATAATTATGAAGTTCCACTAGAACATGTATTTGAGCGTAAATACGTAATGCGGCTCGATCAAGGCCCCACAGCATCATTTAAGGATTTTGCTGCCCGAATGATGGGAAGATTGATGCAGTATTACTTGAAGACAGAAGATAGGAAATTATTGATACTTACAGCAACTTCGGGTGATACTGGCAGTGCAATAGCCAACGCTTTTTATGGTCTTGATAATATCAAATGCCTGGTTTTATTTCCCGAAAAAGAAGTTACTGACAGGCAGCGCAAGCAGATGACAACCCTGGGAAAGAATATCCAGATTGTGGGGCTAAATGCCAAATTTGACGACTGCCAGCATCTGGTAAAACAGGCCTTTGCAGACACTGACCTTGATTTTCTTAATCTCTCTTCCGCTAATTCCATTAATATTGGCAGAATCCTGCCCCAGATAGTATATTACTTTTATGCTTATGCAAAACTCAAAAAAGGTGCAGATGATAAGGTGATCTATTCTGTTCCATCCGGTAATTTTGGTGATATGATGGGCGGTATGATCGCCAGTAGAATGGGTTTACCTGTAAAGAAATATGTGATTGCCTGTAATGAAAATGATGAATTCCCTGTATTCCTGAAGACAGGACAATACAGGAAAATTGTCCCTTCTAAAAATTGCCTGTCCAGTGCGATGAACGTAGGTCACCCCAGTAATCTCTCCCGGCTGGTAGCCTTATATGGTGGAGCAATGGACGAAAAAGGTAATGTTTCCAAGGCACCGGATCTGGATAGAATGCGAAAAGATATTTTTGCGGTCAGTGTAAATGATAAACAAACCAAAGAAATGATCGCAAAAGCTTATCAGCAACATAAACTCCTTCTGGAACCCCATGGTGCTGTAGGCTGGTCAGGATTGGAATATTTCCTTGAAACCCATCCAGATTACAATAAGCCTGAGCAGTTATGCGTTTCTCTGGAAACTGCTCATCCAGCAAAATTCCCTCAGCAGATTGAGGAAATCCTTAAATTTGACCCTGAGCTCCCCCCCAGTCTGGAAGGTTTGGAAGAAAAGGAGGAGTCCTTTGATCTTCTGAAAAATGAATATGATGCCTTCAAAGAATACCTGATAAGGAAATATAAATGAAATATATGATCATACTTGGTGATGGGATGGCAGATCGCCCCATAAAATCCCGAGAAAATAAAACTCCCCTCCAACTCGCAAATATTCCCAGTATAGATAAATTATGTTCAATAGGCAGGACCGGGCAACTGGTAACTGTGCCACCCGATATGCCGCCTGGAAGTGAAGTAGCAAATCTGGCGGTTCTGGGATATGATGTATATAAGGTCTATCAGGGGCGTGGAGTACTGGAAGGTGCCAGTATGGGTGTAACCATTGAAGAAGGTGATCTGGCAATGAGATGCAATCTGCTCTGCCTGGAAGATGATAAGATAAAGAATCATTCTGCCGGACATATCACTACTTCGGAATCACATCTTCTAATAGATGCCCTGAATGAGGAGCTGTCTAATGACCAGATCAGGTTCTATAAAGGTATCAGCTTTCGGCATCTGTTGGTGATAAAAGGTGGAAATAATGACTTAAAATTTACTCCTCCACATGATGTGCCAGGAACTCCCTGGCGGGATGTGCTTATCGAGCCTACCAGTGATGATGGAATTGAAACTGCTAAAATCCTCAATGATCTGATCATTAAATCACAAGACGTTCTCCGAAACCATCCGGTTAATCTAAAAAGAAGAAAGGAAGGAAAAGACCCTGCTAATTCTGCCTGGTTCTGGTCTTCTGGATATAAACCTGCCATGAAAACACTTCAAGAGAAATATAATATCAAGGGAGCAGCGATATCTGCTGTCGATATTATTAAAGGACTGGGAATTTATGCTGGTATGGACGTAATTGAGGTAGAAGGTGCCACTGGACTGATAGATACTAATTATGAAGGGAAAGCTGAAGCAGCAATAAATGCTTTGAAAGACCATGATTTTGTATATCTACACGTGGAAGCAACTGATGAAGCAGGTCATGAAGGTAATATAGATAAAAAGATCAAAGCTCTCGAATATCTTGATAGCAGACTGGTTAAATATATCATGGAGCAGGCAGCGGATATGGATGAACCGGTTTCGATCGGCTTGATCCCTGATCACGCCACTCCCTGTGAGATCAGAACTCACACTCATGATGCAGTGCCTTTTGTGATCTATAATCCCACGTTGAAGGCAGATGAAGTTACCGAATACAATGAGTTTTCGGTTAAGAAGGGGTTTTATGGAGTGCTTAAGGGTGATGAGTTTATCAAGACACTCCTCGGGTTATTATAGTAATATCACCATAACCTGATATTCCGTCATTTATTTCAGTAGAGTGATCTTATTTATACGTGTCTCTGCACCACTAGTAAACCTGCAGAAGAAGACTCCACTTGCGCATGTATTGCCATGTTCATCTTCCCCATTCCAGGTCAGAGAATATTCTCCCATATCTAACTGACTATTGATCAGTGTTTTTACCTTTCTCCCCTTCAAGTTATAAATTGAAATATTAGTCTGTTGAGAAGCATCGGTTACGCTGTAATAAATTGTAGTCATTGGATTAAAGGGATTAGGATAATTCTTCAGGTATTGAGCCGGAGGAGGAGTATCTTCCGGGAAATCAAAGATCATCTGCAATAATGACTTCATGCTTTGAACACTTTCACTGTTTCCACTCAGGGCATTATTAAGCTCTTCAAATTCAGACCGATACTGCTGCAGATATTCTATATCATCAATACTCACGCCATAAGAAGTACCAGTGATCTGATGTTCATTACCCCAGTTTGCTCCTATACCGATCACATCATTTTCATCTATAATCCCGTCACCATTGGCATCAGCATAAGTGGCAGCATTTTCCGCCCAGGGTTCAGCTGTAAAACTCTGCCAGTTAAAGGAAATATTATCCCGTTCAGCTCCTTCCAGCAGGAAATTAATACCAATTGGAAGAATATCATATTCATCAACCACACCATTATTATCACAATCTCCTGGATATACGGAAAGCACTGAGATTTGCTGCCAGATAGCATCAGCGCGATCCTGGATGAAAGTTCTTAGTCCGGGTATAGTCTGCCCCATGCCCACCATCACATCATCATCACTATTGGTGAGGAAGTCCTGATAAGAATAGAATTTATTAGGGTCAGCCATCACATAAGGATCGATGAATGCTTTAAGTTCATCAATACGGGCTGAGAGTGTATCATAAGAGGCAGAAGTTTCCAGCAGCAACCTGATCTCATCCAGATATTCCTCTCTAAGAGAAGCATTTTCCAGAATACGCCTATTAAGAGGTCTGTCATCCAGATTAGGAATATCCAGCACATTCAGGTTTACCACATCCCAGTTGTTCTTATAAGCCCCAAAAGACTCATTCATGTCCCAGGGGATAAATTGCAGCCGGTCAGCAATCTGATCATGATAAAGGTAAAAATTGCGCCCGGAACCAGGATAGCTGTCAAAATTCGAAAGCACCATACTAAAAGCCAGCATTTGAGCTGCCTGCTGCAAGTCAATCTGAGGATCAACCAGCGTGATCAGTTCCTCATCAGAGCAATTATTAAGATCGTCAAGCATCTGCACCAGATCGCTCCAGTCATTAGCATCTTCATTGGTTTTTAGCTCATATTCATCATAGTAATCCTCCTGGTCAGAACCAATATAGAGCATGGTTGCACCATCATCAGCAGCTTTATAAAGATTACCTGGAATCTCATCGAAATTCTGAGCGATAAAGTATTCATCTATCTGCTCTACCTGAGTATAGAGTCCAATCAGTTCACCATCTACATAGATATTTGCAAAAGCTGTTCTGGACGAGGGAGTTATCTTACGAGCAACTTCATAGGAAAGCACTTCCCTGAGAAAGCTGGGATCATTGATGCAATTTGAGAAATTAAGCTTGGAAACTCCATGCAGGATCTCCCCATCAAACTTATCAAATTTCATCTTAAAAGGCTTTTTGGGAGAATTGATAGATTGCACATAAGAAGAATTACCCTTATAGCGAACCCCCACATTTTCCAGCACCAGAGTGTCATTAAAGGTAACCTGCACAGGTATATATTCTTCTCCATTTTCATACCAGTAAGCCAGAGTATCAGCCCAGTTCTCGATATCAAAGTGAAGGTCATATCTATATACCACATCAGGCAGGAAAAGCTCACTTGAAGTATCTTCCACCGGCAAATAATCATTCTGGTTTTCTGCCAGAAACGAAGGATACATCTGAATA
The Candidatus Stygibacter australis genome window above contains:
- the thrC gene encoding threonine synthase — protein: MRESIKYYSTNLKAAEVSFRDALLKGIAPDRGLFMPKEIPSFSADELTELASLEYYEIASAVLYKFLKGEIPQTDLLNLARSAYNYEVPLEHVFERKYVMRLDQGPTASFKDFAARMMGRLMQYYLKTEDRKLLILTATSGDTGSAIANAFYGLDNIKCLVLFPEKEVTDRQRKQMTTLGKNIQIVGLNAKFDDCQHLVKQAFADTDLDFLNLSSANSINIGRILPQIVYYFYAYAKLKKGADDKVIYSVPSGNFGDMMGGMIASRMGLPVKKYVIACNENDEFPVFLKTGQYRKIVPSKNCLSSAMNVGHPSNLSRLVALYGGAMDEKGNVSKAPDLDRMRKDIFAVSVNDKQTKEMIAKAYQQHKLLLEPHGAVGWSGLEYFLETHPDYNKPEQLCVSLETAHPAKFPQQIEEILKFDPELPPSLEGLEEKEESFDLLKNEYDAFKEYLIRKYK
- a CDS encoding cofactor-independent phosphoglycerate mutase, whose product is MKYMIILGDGMADRPIKSRENKTPLQLANIPSIDKLCSIGRTGQLVTVPPDMPPGSEVANLAVLGYDVYKVYQGRGVLEGASMGVTIEEGDLAMRCNLLCLEDDKIKNHSAGHITTSESHLLIDALNEELSNDQIRFYKGISFRHLLVIKGGNNDLKFTPPHDVPGTPWRDVLIEPTSDDGIETAKILNDLIIKSQDVLRNHPVNLKRRKEGKDPANSAWFWSSGYKPAMKTLQEKYNIKGAAISAVDIIKGLGIYAGMDVIEVEGATGLIDTNYEGKAEAAINALKDHDFVYLHVEATDEAGHEGNIDKKIKALEYLDSRLVKYIMEQAADMDEPVSIGLIPDHATPCEIRTHTHDAVPFVIYNPTLKADEVTEYNEFSVKKGFYGVLKGDEFIKTLLGLL
- a CDS encoding CotH kinase family protein, which gives rise to MNRHIIFLILLAAGSLLFSQSIVINEFLASNDNAGSDPNGDFDDWIELYNTGTEEIDLTGWHLSDKDNDHAKWTFPAMSIHAGEYLAIWCDEEEEQGDNHANFKISASGEVIILSDTDLNVIDEITFGVQLTDISMGRYPNGSGDFIQMYPSFLAENQNDYLPVEDTSSELFLPDVVYRYDLHFDIENWADTLAYWYENGEEYIPVQVTFNDTLVLENVGVRYKGNSSYVQSINSPKKPFKMKFDKFDGEILHGVSKLNFSNCINDPSFLREVLSYEVARKITPSSRTAFANIYVDGELIGLYTQVEQIDEYFIAQNFDEIPGNLYKAADDGATMLYIGSDQEDYYDEYELKTNEDANDWSDLVQMLDDLNNCSDEELITLVDPQIDLQQAAQMLAFSMVLSNFDSYPGSGRNFYLYHDQIADRLQFIPWDMNESFGAYKNNWDVVNLNVLDIPNLDDRPLNRRILENASLREEYLDEIRLLLETSASYDTLSARIDELKAFIDPYVMADPNKFYSYQDFLTNSDDDVMVGMGQTIPGLRTFIQDRADAIWQQISVLSVYPGDCDNNGVVDEYDILPIGINFLLEGAERDNISFNWQSFTAEPWAENAATYADANGDGIIDENDVIGIGANWGNEHQITGTSYGVSIDDIEYLQQYRSEFEELNNALSGNSESVQSMKSLLQMIFDFPEDTPPPAQYLKNYPNPFNPMTTIYYSVTDASQQTNISIYNLKGRKVKTLINSQLDMGEYSLTWNGEDEHGNTCASGVFFCRFTSGAETRINKITLLK